A DNA window from Argopecten irradians isolate NY chromosome 10, Ai_NY, whole genome shotgun sequence contains the following coding sequences:
- the LOC138333529 gene encoding TM2 domain-containing protein 3-like, whose protein sequence is MDLTSYWFKWIVLAVLTFSSIPCLDTSTNGDSVGPTPTGVSLQLQINDTSNTDEPPPSEDQTSPGNENEFCPDDVDCHKLGAECIDCNLDTNCHYGHKQTAKCTVKDGINCIGKKTFSIEYDCKYCYQVDPSLYTCNSSSTCTVVKAPRQTFIAKCQVKSEIICLGNRQFHKSLPCNWTSGYKWSTALLLSVTLGGFGVDRFYLGLWREGIGKLFSFGGLGVWTLVDVILIAIGYVGPSDGSLYI, encoded by the exons ATGGATTTGACTTCTTACTGGTTTAAATGGATTGTTTTAGCTGTTTTAACTTTTTCGAGCATTCCCTGTTTAGACACGTCAACTAATG GAGACAGTGTGGGCCCCACTCCTACAGGAGTTTCACTCCAACTACAGATTAATGATACTTCTAACACTGATGAACCACCACCTTCTGAAGACCAAACTTCACCCGGGAACGAAAATGAATTTTGTCCTGACGACGTTGACTGTCACAAACTAGGTGCAGAATGTATCGATTGTAACCTAGACACAAATTGTCATTATGGCCATAAACAGACTGCCAAATGCACTGTAAAGGATGGAATTAATTGTATA GGGAAAAAGACATTCAGCATTGAGTATGACTGTAAGTACTGTTACCAGGTGGACCCGTCGCTCTACACATGTAACTCCTCCTCTACCTGTACAGTGGTAAAAGCCCCGCGACAGACATTCATAGCCAAATGCCAGGTGAAGAGCGAGATTATTTGCTTAG GTAACCGACAGTTTCACAAGTCCCTTCCCTGTAACTGGACAAGTGGATACAAATGGTCTACTGCTCTGTTACTGAG TGTAACACTTGGTGGGTTTGGTGTTGACCGGTTCTACCTTGGACTTTGGAGAGAAGGAATTGGTAAACTGTTTAGTTTTGGTGGTCTCGGTGTGTGGACACTTGTGGATGTCATTCTAATTGCCATCGGTTACGTGGGCCCTTCTGATGGATCTCTATACATATGA